A window of the Cucurbita pepo subsp. pepo cultivar mu-cu-16 chromosome LG01, ASM280686v2, whole genome shotgun sequence genome harbors these coding sequences:
- the LOC111794668 gene encoding dynein light chain 1, cytoplasmic-like isoform X1, whose translation MEGVEMELERRTKFLNGLILKKKAVEQQDQPHPPLNVRVRASDMSFPLQNRAFTSARQLLDSMPAKLDTKRLALALKKEFDSSYGPAWHCIVGTSFGSYVTHSLGGFLYFSIDKVHILLFKTSVEPLSRATSLKD comes from the exons ATGGAGGGAGTGGAAATGGAGCTTGAGCGGCGTACTAAGTTTCTAAATGGTcttattttgaagaagaaggcgGTGGAGCAGCAAGACCAGCCCCATCCTCCTCTTAAT GTTCGCGTCAGAGCCTCCGATATGTCATTTCCCTTGCAGAATCGCGCTTTTACCTCTGCTCGTCAACTCCTCGATTCCATGCCTGCCAAGCTCGATACCAAACGCCTTGCTCTCGCCCTTAAAAAG GAATTCGATTCCTCCTATGGTCCTGCTTGGCATTGCATTGTGGGAACTAGCTTTGGCTCCTATGTAACACATTCTCTGGGTGGCTTCTTGTATTTTTCAATAGATAAAGTTCACATCCTTCTCTTCAAAACGTCAGTTGAGCCCCTGTCGCGTGCAACCTCGTTAAAAGATTGA
- the LOC111794668 gene encoding uncharacterized protein LOC111794668 isoform X2 — MEGVEMELERRTKFLNGLILKKKAVEQQDQPHPPLNVRVRASDMSFPLQNRAFTSARQLLDSMPAKLDTKRLALALKKDQAIVDGFSRIRFLLWSCLALHCGN, encoded by the exons ATGGAGGGAGTGGAAATGGAGCTTGAGCGGCGTACTAAGTTTCTAAATGGTcttattttgaagaagaaggcgGTGGAGCAGCAAGACCAGCCCCATCCTCCTCTTAAT GTTCGCGTCAGAGCCTCCGATATGTCATTTCCCTTGCAGAATCGCGCTTTTACCTCTGCTCGTCAACTCCTCGATTCCATGCCTGCCAAGCTCGATACCAAACGCCTTGCTCTCGCCCTTAAAAAG GATCAAGCAATTGTTGATGGTTTTAGCC GAATTCGATTCCTCCTATGGTCCTGCTTGGCATTGCATTGTGGGAACTAG